A genomic stretch from Neospora caninum Liverpool complete genome, chromosome III includes:
- a CDS encoding putative trafficking protein particle complex subunit 3, which produces MSKDKYQKQWEVLSQRMEKVNSELLSLTYGTLVTQLLKDFEQIDAINAQLEKMGYNIGIRLVDEFLAKTGMGGCTCFRQTADVVAKLGLRMFLGVTADVTNWDADGTSCSLILHENPLADFVELPPSLSQLSYSNLICGVIRGALEQLQMRVTCQFVRDMLKGDDCYEIRLELTELIREEFIDDEDN; this is translated from the exons ATGTCGAAGGACAAATACCAGAAGCAGTGGGAGGTTCTCTCCCAGCGAATGGAGAAAGTG AATTCAGAGCTCCTCTCCCTCACCTATGGTACTCTCGTCACGCAGCTTCTGAAAGACTTTGAGCAGATTGACGCCATCAATgcgcagctggagaaaaT GGGCTACAACATTGGCAtccgcctcgtcgacgaATTCCTGGCAAAAACTGGGATGGGAGGATGTACTTGCTTCCGACAAACTGCAGACGTCGTTGCCAAA cTAGGCCTCCGAATGTTTCTCGGCGTCACGGCAGACGTCACCAACTGGGACGCCGACGGGACGTCCTGTTCCCTCATTCTCCACGAGAATCCTCTCGCCGACTTTGTCGAACTTcctccttcgctttcgcaACTTTCCTACTCAAATCTCATTTGCGGAGTCATCCGAGGAGCCCTCGAACAG TTGCAGATGAGAGTCACATGCCAGTTTGTGCGCGACATGCTCAAGGGCGACGACTGCTACGAGATTCGCCTAGAGCTGACCGAG CTGATTCGCGAGGAATTTATCGATGACGAAGACAACTGA
- a CDS encoding putative B-box zinc finger protein, translated as MSTVGESRSRISIIPPSGSPEAPAAGAPAGDPRNAKGPRRASHRPSLSPGPLQAAPESPQSPAPAQPVPASLAVSSASPVPAFAPELNCAECKRPVDDVLVLSCQHNLCLLCAVACLRGIRKASRRRASLRDGSDDDRPGPRWASQTGMLQCPKCGVVTHLAASTLATLGGARKARNRLEDPSGNALSPVSSAPSAPYVCAQCEANEASVFCRGCVANYCDTCALTVHERHPRLADHKFRRLPQPRDARSESRAPSEGPVRFLLPVCGRAAQRAKLLAANHVRTFDDFSREGSSEGSARSLPLPTLPVLPTARRAGRAHLLAPLRPAGSKAWGPSGAETPSEETESVASVRGRRPREESVHSSALGEVVADRTRHLSRLLKRAGEGGNVEEFLRLCSISNLECDTHPGEPVRFFCMTCRSVPCLCTQCILRREHQNHALQPIAQAWDEVRSRHLEDEFRSAVVLVKADVDAVKQALRDKRLEWGKTLFDDRALVSQTGDLLKERLRERQENLQLSLSTFTAKFAFECDAFRKIVDEKVEETQRAMEEIRSHKNSLDSLLLLGFCRERHEQFEKFVEEDHPSQVAHLPDSRQAILDHASQVTDEICALVEDLREGLATCDGSLARQRAEEARRAEEARTAPQSLPSTLAKRADTDSQDEELSATEEEKGDTEEEEEEEEEEEEEEEEEEEEEEEEEEEEEEEEEEEE; from the coding sequence ATGTCCACGGTCGGAGAGAGCCGTTCTCGGATTTCCATAATTCCTCCTTCGGGTTCTCCAGAGGCGCCTGCCGCCGGCGCTCCAGCTGGAGATCCTCGAAACGCGAAGGGACCGCGCAGAGCCTCGCATCGCCCTTCGTTGTCGCCTGGCCCTCTTCAAGCAGCGCCGGAGTCTCCTCAGTCGCCTGCGCCTGCTCAGCCcgtccctgcgtctctcgctgtctcctctgcgtctccggtcCCCGCGTTCGCTCCGGAACTGAACTGCGCGGAGTGCAAACGGCCGGTGGACGATGTGCTGGTCTTGTCGTGTCAGCACAACTTGTGTCTGTTGTGTGCCGTCGCGTGCCTGCGGGGGATTCGGAAGGCAtcgcggcgccgcgcgagTCTCCGCGACGGCTCCGATGACGACCGGCCTGGGCCCCGCTGGGCTTCGCAGACTGGGATGCTGCAGTGTCCCAAATGCGGAGTAGTCACGCACCTGGCAGCGTCCACGTTGGCGACACTGGGAGgcgcgcggaaggcgagaaaccggCTCGAAGACCCCAGCGGGaacgctctgtctccggtctCGAGCGCGCCGTCTGCGCCCTACGTGTGCGCGCAGTGCGAGGCGAACGAAGCGTCCGTGTTTTGTCGAGGCTGCGTCGCCAACTACTGCGACACGTGCGCATTGACTGTCCACGAACGCCACCCTCGGCTTGCAGACCATAAATTCCGCCGGCTACCGCAGCCCCGCGACGCCCGGTCCGAGAGCCGTGCCCCGTCGGAGGGCCCGGTGCGGTTCCTCCTCCCCGTCTGCGGTCGCGCAGCGCAGCGAGCGAAGCTGCTCGCGGCGAACCACGTGAGAACCTTCGACGACTTCTCGCGCGAAGGTTCGAGCGAGGGCTCTGCGCGGTCTCTGCCGTTACCGACTCTCCCGGTGCTCCCcacggcgcggcgcgcgggCCGCGCGCACTTGCTCGCGCCGCTCAGGCCGGCGGGATCCAAGGCTTGGGGCCCCtcgggcgcggagacacctagcgaggagacagagagtgTGGCGAGCGTACGGGGCCGGCGGccgcgggaagagagcgtcCACAGCAGTGCGCTGGGGGAGGTTGTCGCGGACCGGACTCGGCACCTTTCGCGGCTGTTGAAGCGggcgggcgaaggcggcaacGTCGAGGagtttctgcgtctctgttcgATTTCGAACCTCGAGTGCGACACGCACCCTGGCGAGCCGGTCCGCTTCTTTTGCATGACCTGTCGGTCTGTGCCGTGTCTGTGCACGCAGTGCATTCTGCGCAGGGAGCACCAGAACCACGCGCTGCAGCCGATCGCTCAGGCTTGGGACGAGGTTCGCTCGCGTCACCTTGAGGACGAGTTCCGCAGCGCCGTGGTGCTCGTGAAGGCGGACGTGGACGCAGTGAAGCAGGCGCTGCGCGACAAGCGCCTGGAGTGGGGCAAGACGCTGTTTGACGACCGCGCGCTCGTCTCGCAGACGGGCGACTTGCTGAAGGAGCGGCTGCGCGAGCGCCAAGAAAACCTCcagttgtctctctcgacgtTCACCGCCAAGTTCGCGTTCGAGTGCGACGCGTTCCGGAAGATTGTCGACGAGAAGGTGGAGGAGACCCAGCGGGCGATGGAGGAAATCCGGTCGCACAAAAACTCCCTCGACTCGCTGTTGCTCCTCGGCTTCTGCCGCGAGCGCCACGAGCAATTTGAGAAGTTCGTCGAAGAAGACCACCCTTCGCAAGTTGCCCACCTCCCAGACAGCAGACAGGCGATCCTCGATCACGCCTCGCAAGTGACCGACGAAATCTGCGCTCTTGTGGAAGACCTCCGAGAGGGCCTCGCCACGTGCGACGGCAGCctcgcgaggcagcgcgccGAGGAGGCTCGACGCGCCGAGGAGGCCCGCACGGCCCCACAGAGTCTCCCCAGCACACTGGCAAAGCGCGCAGACACCGACTCCCAAGACGAAGAGTTAagcgcgacagaagaagaaaaaggcgacaccgaagaagaagaggaagaagaagaggaggaagaagaggaggaagaggaagaagaggaagaggaggaagaagaggaggaagaggaagaagaagaggaggaggaagaggagtga